Proteins found in one Triticum aestivum cultivar Chinese Spring chromosome 4D, IWGSC CS RefSeq v2.1, whole genome shotgun sequence genomic segment:
- the LOC123096874 gene encoding uncharacterized protein codes for LRVLRSVSSRIATGVTMARAAAQAPAAFMARAAAQIPVLRTVKGALINSLVRESALIEFIRENRDIFAWKPSDMPGVPRELAEHTLNVDPKFKPVRQFLRRFNEERRKAIGEEVARLLAAGFIVEVFHPEWLANPVLVLKKNGTWRMCVDYTDLNKACPADPFALPRIDQIIDATAGCARLSFLDAYSGYHQIKMAVKDQDKTAFITPFGAFCYVSMPFGLKCAQATYQRCVQNCLHKQIGRNVHAYVDDIVVKSIKEETLIDDLRETFDNLRVYKMMLNPAKCVFGVPAGKLLGFLVSDRGIEANPEKIKAITSLAKPACINDVQRLAGRIAALSRFISRLGEKAMPLYQLMKKADNFVWNDAANTAFEDLKKQLAEPPVLAGYLGMLPTLELWAELFYIKLCTAAKNEAAQCGACVTMRRSGSRTRFPALAILQSAKLWQKSYFYVENVNSSRDYVNLLTYVGGPPVEPCTRWRFWPKNLSATSSTALAWFHKMMESEGLRASDLLAAFVEHRVLPLQARPHIISNMSGHRDPCWLSTKVMSDMEVVRMVNFFSGCKLSETEWRFGKPPYSGANPPPPEEDDATGGGGGGAGSSLGGGLGDWLDDEEEEDELRRTHGADRAGASSSAAPTAVAGAPKHRAKTGLFGSQPRNSDSATKWQEAAAKAAQFQKAPKGLPLVTE; via the exons ttgcgagtcttgcgctcagtttcttcaagaatagcaacggg agttacaatggcccgggcggcggctcaggcgccggcggctttcatggcccgggcggcggctcaaattccggtcctcagaacggtcaagggggctttaatcaacagtctggtcagg gaaagcgcgctcatcgagttcatccgtgagaatagggacatctttgcgtggaagccttctgacatgccaggtgtacctagagaactcgctgagcatactctcaatgttgatccgaaatttaagccagtcagacagttccttcgacggtttaatgaggagaggcggaaagccattggtgaggaagtggcccggctcttggcggccgggtttattgttgaagtttttcacccagaatggttggctaacccggtgctcgtgctcaagaagaacggcacctggcggatgtgtgtggactacacggatttgaacaaggcgtgtccggctgatccttttgctctcccccgtattgatcaaatcattgatgctacggcgggttgtgcacgcttaagtttcttggatgcttattccgggtatcatcagattaagatggcagttaaggaccaggataagacggcgttcatcactccctttggagccttctgctatgtgtctatgccctttggactcaagtgtgcacaggcgacttaccagcgttgtgtacagaactgtcttcataaacagatcgggcgcaatgttcacgcttacgtagacgatattgtggttaaatccatcaaggaggaaaccctgatagatgacttaagggaaaccttcgataatctccgggtctacaagatgatgcttaacccggccaagtgtgtttttggtgttcctgcaggcaaactattgggcttcttggtttctgacagaggcattgaggctaacccggagaagatcaaggccatcacttccctagctaagccggcgtgtataaatgacgttcagcgtttggcgggtcgcatcgctgctttaagccggtttataagccgtttgggtgagaaggctatgcccttatatcagttgatgaagaaagctgataactttgtctggaatgatgccgctaataccgcttttgaggatttgaaaaagcaactggcagagccccccgtccttgct ggctacctcggcatgcTCCCCACACTCGAGTTGTGGGCAGAGCTCTTCTACATCAAGCTCTGCACCGCTGCGAAGAATGAGGCGGCCCAATGCGGAGCCTGCGTCACGATGCGCCGCTCGGGATCTAGGACCCGCTTCCCGGCCCTCGCCATCCTGCAATCTGCCAAGCTGTGGCAGAAGTCGTATTTCTACGTCGAGAACGTGAACTCGTCGCGGGACTACGTCAACTTGCTAACTTACGTAGGCGGCCCTCCTGTCGAGCCCTGTACCCGCTGGCGATTTTGGCCGAAGAACCtgtcggccacctcctccaccgctcTCGCCTGGTTCCACAAGATGATGGAGTCAGAGGGCCTCAGGGCTtcagacctgctggccgccttcgtggaacACCGAGTGCTCCCTCTCCAAGCCCGGCCCCACATCATCAGCAACATGAGTGGGCACCGGGATCCATGCTGGCTGTCCACCAAGGTGATGTCGGACATGGAGGTGGTCCGCATGGTGAACTTCTTCTCCGGCTGCAAGCTGTCGGAGacggagtggcggtttggcaagccGCCGTACAGCGGGGCCAACCCGCCGCCTCCG GAGGAGGACGATGCCacgggcggtggcggtggtggagcaggcagCTCCTTAGGAGGCGGCCTCGGGGATTGGctggacgatgaggaggaggaggacgaactgCGCCGCACCCATGGTGCTGACAGGGCGGGCGCCAGCTCTTCAGCCGCGCCGACTGCGGTAGCCGGCGCGCCGAAGCACCGGGCCAAGACCGGGTTGTTCGGCAGCCAGCCCAGGAACTCGGACAGTGCGACCAAGTGGcaggaggccgccgcgaaggcggcccagTTCCAGAAGGCCCCAAAGGGGCTCCCACTAGTGACCGAGTAA